The following coding sequences are from one Rattus rattus isolate New Zealand chromosome 11, Rrattus_CSIRO_v1, whole genome shotgun sequence window:
- the LOC116912282 gene encoding NACHT and WD repeat domain-containing protein 2: MILDAAVEAKLETKLLEDWYCRDENSVPAAYYLRSRLEVPRTNKNSTQPSATGEHERPWQEISDEIKTIFKAATKLLYEQGKMKLSQAKRYLFSAIEDEFDFALGKQTPAFLKKCVCYIRKIANIERFVKIPEMGKYMDITGTDPRIIRDPEAQEKLIKLRDEFIPTIVASSNLRVYTSVTHCDMKLGYSQEIENHYIEGLGKQFYEDMIDIIQATVQQNFDTETDTLYDEILQHSSLCKTYASFYEYKCESLNILHKYILPSKTGHINPLIVYGGPCTGKTLLLAEVAKKAYGWLHEDTGPDSDPVVIVRFLGTTDMSIDLRTLLLSVCEQLAVNYRCLVQSFPKKIHDLRDLFINLLNESSLQRPLVIIFDALEQLSETDEARKLWWLPAHLPRFVRIILSTLPNKHGILQKLRCLIHEEDNYIELIPRDRKMCSQVLKHQLLRVKRKVTSGQQIYVNNAFSKCTLPMFVNLTFREVRHWRSHKDVNESSLCVTVHESIEQLFWSLEKKCGQKLVSRALGYITMAKMGLSEMELEDVLALDNSVMNELIENTRPSNPLRVPYLYIARLKEGLNGYLIERHVKNVTLLVWANRHLQLIAQKLYLQEDSNLREMHTILADYFLGVWSGGRRKAFCLEDPYLNGCLDLENRSLLEEEKHFIEQASFDRQAPDQPWVFQCNPLEPDIFFVNHRKMSELLYHLTRCGKTDDLLYGIIMNFSWLYTMIKIGQFDKVLADIELAYNYSQEKELKFLASTLRGIRNKVITFPGSLSAELQQRLLPVVSSLPKLRHLLLECDKDGPKYCSIVPLHSSMDVTYSPERLPLASSHLHVTEILPTCNPSTVLTALENGSISTWDVETRQLLRQITTAQSVILGMKLTSDEKYLVVATTNNTLLIYDNVNSCLLSEVEIKGTKHGSSPTYINGFTLSVNHALAWLEASKDVTVIDLLYGWPLYQFHCWYEVTCVQCSLDGVYAFCGQYLNNTTIFHLGSGEKICTVTSEFSGGFVKFLLILDTAQEMVMIDSEGSLSVWNTEDISSPQLTEDFDCRKEDSEVVSIELSEDQSAILICKALSIELLDTGMWKVAEKFRARHNERFISAVLSKNGDCIIATMENTPAVFFWRRDTGQCMASLKEISGTIVKLVKSSHHNMLLSLSTSGVLSIWDIDIITAMSNIDKTGKPIQSLVLPARGEIIYSLDGSDCVHKWNFSSGFIEAVFKHEGIVEHCVLTSAGDIMVTSDDKSSQYVWHTSSGENLFRINGQRISQLLITHNDQFVVSLCEENASRVWRLATGHRVCNILTTLQNAFITSANTFVVGMTKSKVLAVSLWTGSITKKFCCEDGITIVNFKLIPDCPDIIVFITSAETVNLWSLTDEVICRRVQLPSNFLKNLEDFEISPNGKLGIISRGDENINVLDLHSGKLRVVHASGVIWRQRLSRDGRYLVYICFQNGEEEEENDTVSSLIVMRLADGKNIGACSLYKTPTFLALSQRHLNIIVGFDDGSIGIYTVVDRVDAALKIKIATSNSRQIFSNATQTTRPKSNSYSFKVSVDCLWRESTEVFARDSPITVSDSSESNEATPSKKHNSCYDRVCAALESRSHSYTSDN; encoded by the exons ATGATTTTGGATGCTGCTGTAGAGGCAAAACTAGAAACCAAGTTACTGGAAGATTGGTACTGTCGGGACGAGAACTCTGTGCCAGCAGCCTATTACCTCAGATCCAGACTAGAGGTGCCAAGAACCAACAAGAACTCA ACACAGCCTTCTGCCACGGGTGAACATGAGAGGCCATGGCAAGAAATATCGGATGAAatcaaaacaatatttaaagCTGCTACCAAACTGCTGTATGAACAGGGGAAAATGAAGCTCAGCCAGGCTAAGAGGTACCTGTTCTCAG CTATCGAGGATGAGTTTGACTTTGCTCTGGGCAAGCAAACTCCAGCATTCCTGAAGAAGTGTGTATGCTACATCAGGAAGATTGCTAACATCGAACGCTTCGTGAAAATCCCAGAGATGGGAAAATACATGGACATAACCGGAACGGACCCAAGAATCATCCGTGACCCAGAAGCTCAAGAGAAGCTGATAAAACTCAGGGATGAATTCATTCCTACCATCGTCGCATCCTCTAATCTGAGAGTGTACACGTCTGTCACTCACTGTGACATGAAACTGGGCTATTCCCAAGAGATAGAGAACCATTACATAGAAGGACTTGGTAAGCAATTTTATGAAGACATGATTGATATAATTCAGGCGACAGTCCAGCAGAACTTTGACACAGAGACTGATACGCTGTATGATGAAATCCTGCAGCACTCTTCACTATGTAAAACATACGCCTCCTTCTATGAATACAAATGTGAATCGCTAAACATCTTGCATAAATACATCCTTCCAAGCAAAACCGGGCATATCAATCCTCTCATTGTGTATGGGGGACCATGCACTGGGAAGACTCTACTGCTAGCTGAAGTAgcaaaaaag GCTTATGGCTGGCTACATGAAGACACAGGGCCAGACTCTGACCCAGTTGTCATTGTGAGATTTCTAGGAACAACAGACATGAGTATTGATCTGAGGACACTTCTTCTCAGTGTCTGTGAACAACTGGCAGTCAACTACCGGTGTCTGGTTCAAAGCTTTCCTAAGAAGATCCACGACCTTCGAGACTTGTTTATAAACCTGTTGAATGAGTCTTCGCTTCAAAGACCTCTGGTGATAATATTTGATGCCCTAGagcagctctcagagactgatgAGGCTAGGAAGCTCTGGTGGCTACCTGCTCATCTTCCCCGGTTTGTTCGGATCATCCTCTCCACACTGCCTAACAAACATGGGATCCTGCAGAAACTAAGGTGCCTTATCCATGAAGAAGACAACTACATTGAGCTGATTCCCCGGGACAGAAAGATGTGCAGTCAGGTCCTCAAACACCAGTTGCTGAGGGTCAAAAGGAAGGTCACGTCAGGCCAGCAGATTTATGTGAATAATGCATTCTCCAAGTGCACGCTGCCTATGTTTGTGAACCTAACTTTCAGAGAGGTGAGACACTGGAGATCCCACAAAGACGTCAATGAATCCTCCCTCTGTGTGACTGTCCATGAAAGTATAGAGCAGTTATTCTGGTCCTTAGAGAAGAAGTGTGGTCAGAAACTGGTCTCCAGGGCTCTGGGTTACATCACCATGGCCAAAATGGGTTTGAGTGAAATGGAACTGGAGGATGTGTTAGCTCTGGATAACAGTGTTATGAATGAACTCATTGAGAACACCAGACCTAGCAATCCCCTGAGAGTACCTTACCTGTATATTGCAAGGCTCAAGGAGGGTCTCAATGGCTACTTAATAGAAAGGCACGTGAAGAATGTCACACTCTTAGTCTGGGCCAACAGACACCTGCAGCTCATAGCTCAGAAGCTGTATCTACAAGAAGACAGCAACCTCCGTGAGATGCACACAATCCTGGCAGATTACTTTCTAGGGGTgtggtcaggaggcaggaggaaagcTTTCTGCCTGGAAGACCCCTACTTGAATGGCTGCCTCGACTTAGAGAACAGAAGTCTGCTTGAAGAAGAAAAGCACTTCATAGAGCAAGCATCCTTTGACAGGCAGGCCCCTGACCAACCCTGGGTTTTCCAGTGTAACCCACTAGAGCCTGACATCTTTTTTGTCAATCACCGGAAAATGTCTGAGCTCTTGTATCACCTGACCAGGTGTGGGAAAACCGATGACCTACTTTATGGAATCATCATGAACTTCAGCTGGCTTTACACCATGATCAAAATTGGCCAGTTTGACAAAGTGCTTGCAGACATAGAACTGGCTTACAACTACTCACAGGAAAAGGAGCTGAAGTTCCTGGCCAGCACACTCCGTGGCATCAGAAACAAGGTCATTACGTTTCCAGGCTCCCTTTCAGCAGAGCTTCAGCAACGGCTGCTGCCTGTTGTGAGTTCCCTGCCCAAACTTAGGCACCTTCTTTTAGAATGTGACAAAGATGGACCCAAATACTGCTCCATTGTTCCTCTCCATTCGTCCATGGACGTGACATACAGCCCTGAGCGTCTCCCCTTAGCATCCAGCCACCTGCatgtcacagagatcctccctACCTGTAACCCAAGCACTGTTCTCACAGCTCTAGAAAACGGTTCCATCAGCACCTGGGATGTAGAAACTCGCCAGCTACTCCGGCAAATCACTACAGCCCAGTCTGTTATCCTAGGCATGAAGCTCACCAGTGATGAGAAGTACCTTGTGGTTGCTACAACAAACAACACCTTGCTGATTTATGACAATGTCAATTCCTGTCTCCTGTCTGAGGTGGAAATCAAAGGGACCAAGCATGGAAGCAGCCCCACCTACATCAATGGATTTACACTCTCCGTCAACCATGCCCTTGCATGGCTAGAGGCCAGCAAAGATGTCACTGTCATTGATCTGCTTTATGGATGGCCCCTTTACCAGTTCCACTGCTGGTATGAGGTGACATGCGTCCAATGCTCCCTAGATGGGGTGTATGCTTTCTGTGGCCAGTACCTTAACAATACCACCATTTTCCACTTAGGGAGTGGAGAAAAAATATGTACAGTGACATCAGAATTTTCAGGTGGTTTTGTAAAGTTTCTTCTCATCTTGGACACAGCTCAAGAGATGGTCATGATTGACAGTGAGGGAAGCCTCTCCGTTTGGAATACAGAGGACATATCCAGCCCCCAGCTGACTGAAGACTTTGACTGTCGGAAGGAAGACAGCGAAGTGGTGAGTATTGAGCTTTCAGAGGACCAAAGTGCGATTCTGATCTGTAAAGCTCTCAGCATTGAGCTCTTAGACACTGGCATGTGGAAGGTAGCTGAAAAATTCCGAGCCAGGCACAATGAACGATTTATATCTGCCGTGCTATCCAAAAATGGAGACTGTATCATCGCAACCATGGAGAACACCCCAGCAGTATTCTTCTGGAGGCGGGACACAGGACAGTGCATGGCAAGCTTGAAGGAAATCTCAGGTACCATCGTTAAGCTGGTAAAATCTAGTCACCACAATATGCTATTGTCTTTATCAACCAGTGGAGTTCTTTCCATTTGGGATATAGATATAATCACAGCTATGTCCAATATCGATAAAACTGGGAAACCCATCCAGAGTCTGGTGTTGCCTGCCAGGGGGGAAATCATTTACTCTCTCGATGGCTCTGACTGTGTTCATAAATGGAACTTCAGCAGTGGGTTCATTGAAGCGGTTTTTAAGCATGAAGGAATAGTCGAACACTGTGTGTTAACATCCGCTGGGGACATAATGGTGACTTCAGACGACAAAAGCAGCCAGTACGTCTGGCACACCAGCAGTGGTGAAAACCTCTTCCGAATTAATGGGCAGAGGATATCTCAGCTGCTGATCACCCATAATGACCAGTTTGTGGTCTCTCTTTGTGAGGAAAATGCCTCCAGGGTTTGGAGGTTGGCCACAGGACACAGGGTCTGTAACATCTTGACCACTTTGCAAAATGCTTTCATTACCTCTGCAAACACCTTCGTGGTGGGAATGACGAAAAGCAAAGTGCTGGCCGTCAGCCTTTGGACAGGAAGTATCACTAAGAAATTCTGTTGTGAAGATGGGATCACCATCGTGAATTTTAAGTTGATCCCCGACTGCCCTGACATCATTGTGTTCATCACGTCAGCTGAGACCGTGAACCTCTGGAGCCTAACTGATGAAGTGATCTGTCGCCGCGTGCAGCTTCCAAGCAACTTCCTGAAAAACCTGGAGGATTTTGAAATTTCTCCCAATGGGAAGCTAGGCATTATATCCCGGGGAGATGAAAATATCAATGTGCTGGATTTACACAGTGGAAAACTACGGGTGGTTCATGCCTCTGGAGtcatctggaggcagaggctctcTCGAGATGGTCGCTACCTGGTGTACATTTGTTTCcagaatggggaggaggaggaggaaaacgaTACAGTATCTAGCTTAATTGTGATGAGACTAGCTGATGGCAAAAACATCGGTGCTTGCTCACTATATAAAACACCAACTTTTCTGGCTCTTTCTCAGAGACACCTGAACATCATCGTTGGCTTTGATGATGGGAGTATAGGGATATACACAGTTGTGGATAGGGTAGATGCTGCCCTGAAGATCAAAATTGCCACATCGAATAGCAGACAGATTTTCAGCAATGCAACGCAGACAACCAGGCCAAAGTCGAACAGTTACTCCTTTAAAGtgtctgtagattgcttatggCGAGAGTCCACTGAGGTCTTTGCAAGAGACAGCCCCATCACCGTGAGTGACTCCTCTGAGTCCAATGAGGCAACACCCTCCAAGAAACACAACTCTTGTTATGACAGAGTGTGTGCTGCCCTAGAATCTAGGAGCCACAGCTACACATCAGATAACTGA